In one window of Miscanthus floridulus cultivar M001 chromosome 12, ASM1932011v1, whole genome shotgun sequence DNA:
- the LOC136495814 gene encoding uncharacterized protein: protein MAPSNQPFTLRSILEKDKLNGTNYVDCIRNLRIVLRAEKKEEILDTPLPEEPTDNAPAAEKNAYKRACDVDLETQARTERFNVSKAFAETKLAEGVIVGSHVIKMVGYTQRLEKLGFPIGPKLDTDFILASLPPSYGNFVANYNMHGAEKGLNELCGMLKIAEDDIKKGVGSSHVMAVQNKPKFKKKGNSWKKKKGKAKDEISKPNPLAPKAGPPADAECFHYHGKGH, encoded by the exons atggcgcctagcaatcaaccatttactttgcgttcaattcttgagaaagataagttgaatggaacaaactatgtGGATTGCATCCGCAACCTAAGAATTGTTCTTAGggctgagaaaaaggaagaaattctagacaccccattacCAGAAGAGCCTACTGATAATGCACCTGCTGCAGAGAAAAACGCTTACAAGAGAGCATGTGATGTtgatcttgaa actcaagccaggactgaaaggttcaatgtctcaaaggcttttgctgaaaccaagctagcagagggcGTAATAGTTGGGtcacatgtgatcaaaatggttggttatactcagaggttggagaagctAGGCTTCCCAATTGGCCCTAAATTAGATACTGATTTTATTCTCGCGTCTCTTCCGCCCAGCTATGGAAATTTTGTTGCAAACTACAATATGCATGGGGCAgagaagggcttgaatgaattatgtggcatgcttaaaatAGCAGAGGATGATATCAAGAAAGGTGTtggcagtagccatgtgatggcggtccaaaacaagcctaagtttaagaagaagggcaattcttggaagaagaaaaagggcaaggctaaagatgagatTTCTAAGCCAAATCCACTTGCGCCCAAGGCTGGACCACCTGCTGATGCTGAGTGCTTTCATTATCATGGGAAAGGTCACTAG